The following coding sequences lie in one Jonesia denitrificans DSM 20603 genomic window:
- a CDS encoding amidohydrolase: protein MGIDLESLYMDLHRHPELSFQEFRTAAVVEEHLTTLGFDVHTTIGGTGVVGVLDNGDGPVVLLRADMDGLPVEELSGLDYASTATARDHTGQFVPVMHACGHDVHVTALIGAVEELVATSDEWAGTLIVLFQPAEEHGGGAQVMVDDGLYDLIPTPDVVLGQHVTPLPAGVLSLHDGVTMAGDDSLRITLHGVGGHGSRPEATVDPIVMAANVVQRLQQVVSRGIAATESVVITVGQLHAGTKNNIIPSSATLGLSVRTFDDAVRTTVLRAIERVVQAEAGAAGSPTAPEVIYEERYPVTVNHTDSVARLREAFTSEFGAHQIVDVGVVSGSEDVGNLALAAGAPLVYWFLGGADPALFEGMTDTDRMPANIPSNHSPYFAPVLQPTLTRGVEALVIAAREWLL from the coding sequence ATGGGCATCGATCTTGAGTCGCTATACATGGATCTTCACCGTCACCCGGAATTGTCATTTCAGGAATTTCGCACCGCGGCGGTGGTGGAGGAACACCTCACCACCCTTGGCTTTGACGTGCACACCACCATTGGCGGCACCGGGGTCGTCGGCGTCCTTGACAACGGGGACGGGCCGGTGGTGCTGCTACGCGCCGACATGGATGGCCTACCCGTGGAAGAACTCAGCGGCCTCGACTACGCCTCAACTGCCACCGCACGCGACCACACCGGTCAATTCGTTCCTGTCATGCACGCGTGCGGCCACGACGTGCACGTCACAGCGTTGATTGGTGCAGTAGAAGAACTCGTAGCCACCTCCGATGAATGGGCAGGCACCCTCATTGTGCTGTTCCAACCTGCGGAAGAACACGGCGGCGGGGCCCAAGTCATGGTCGATGACGGCCTGTATGACCTCATTCCCACACCTGACGTTGTTCTTGGTCAACACGTCACCCCCCTCCCTGCGGGGGTGCTCTCCCTCCATGACGGGGTGACCATGGCTGGGGACGATTCGTTACGCATCACCCTTCATGGCGTGGGCGGGCACGGGTCACGACCCGAAGCGACCGTGGACCCTATCGTCATGGCTGCGAACGTCGTTCAGCGGCTCCAACAAGTGGTCTCCCGCGGAATTGCCGCGACCGAGTCAGTGGTCATCACAGTGGGGCAACTCCACGCCGGAACAAAAAACAACATCATCCCCTCCTCGGCAACTCTGGGGTTATCTGTGCGCACCTTTGACGATGCGGTACGCACCACCGTCCTTCGAGCTATTGAACGTGTCGTGCAAGCAGAAGCCGGGGCGGCGGGCTCCCCCACCGCCCCAGAAGTCATCTACGAGGAACGCTACCCCGTGACCGTCAACCACACCGACTCGGTGGCGAGACTTCGTGAAGCGTTCACCAGCGAGTTTGGTGCCCACCAGATTGTTGATGTGGGGGTTGTTTCTGGCAGTGAAGACGTCGGCAACCTTGCGTTGGCTGCTGGTGCCCCACTGGTGTACTGGTTCCTTGGTGGTGCCGACCCCGCCTTGTTTGAGGGTATGACAGACACCGATCGGATGCCTGCGAACATCCCCTCAAACCACTCGCCGTACTTCGCGCCAGTTCTCCAACCCACCCTCACTCGAGGAGTGGAAGCGCTGGTCATCGCTGCCCGTGAATGGTTGCTGTAG
- the poxB gene encoding ubiquinone-dependent pyruvate dehydrogenase: MATVAENLIDTLVANGVERMYGISGDSLNGITEAIRQHEGIAWVPVRHEESAAFAAGAEAEMSGTLSVCAGSCGPGNLHLINGLYDAQRNRVPVLAIAAHIPTAEIGTEYFQETRPQDLFRECSVYCEYVASPEQMPRLLRIAMRAAVEQRGVAVLVIPGDVALADIPSNEVTVVTATQSSTTPAPVQIQQAADALNAASSVTILGGAGTKDAHTQVRALAKRLSAPVVHALRGKEYLEPDNPYDVGLTGLLGFASGYQAMQDADALLLLGTDFPYPQFIPEKNTVIQVDIRGEHIGRRYPVDIALRGDVKSTVDALLPHLDAKGDKHLKAARKQYEKSRAQLDDVATPEPDGVDIHPQYLTRVLDQIAPDDAVFIPDVGSPVMYAARYLTMNGKRRLIGSFSHGTMANALPQSLGVLSHDRTRPTVAMCGDGGLSMLLGELLTVAQQKLPVKMVVYNNSSLNFVELEMKAAGIVNHATDLENPNFAALAQAVGITGIRVENSGDVEAALREAFAHEGPVLVDVVTARHELSMPPTITAEQAKGFTLYAIRTVLSGRGDELIDLAATNKRRLFPSRKK; this comes from the coding sequence GTGGCTACTGTCGCTGAGAACCTGATTGACACCCTTGTTGCCAATGGGGTGGAGCGCATGTATGGGATTTCCGGGGATTCGTTGAATGGGATCACGGAGGCGATTCGCCAGCATGAGGGGATCGCGTGGGTGCCGGTTCGTCATGAGGAGTCGGCGGCGTTTGCTGCGGGTGCGGAAGCGGAGATGTCGGGTACCTTGTCGGTGTGTGCAGGCAGTTGTGGGCCAGGAAATTTGCACCTGATTAATGGGTTGTATGACGCGCAACGTAATCGTGTTCCCGTGTTGGCAATTGCCGCCCACATTCCTACCGCCGAGATTGGGACCGAGTATTTTCAGGAGACCCGCCCGCAGGATCTGTTCCGGGAGTGTTCTGTGTATTGCGAGTATGTGGCAAGCCCGGAGCAGATGCCTCGGTTGTTGCGCATCGCGATGCGCGCTGCCGTAGAGCAGCGCGGGGTTGCGGTTCTTGTGATTCCTGGTGATGTGGCGTTGGCTGACATTCCCTCGAATGAGGTGACGGTAGTGACTGCCACGCAGTCGTCAACGACGCCTGCGCCCGTACAGATCCAGCAGGCAGCGGACGCACTGAATGCCGCATCGTCTGTCACGATTTTGGGGGGTGCTGGGACGAAAGACGCGCATACGCAGGTGCGGGCATTGGCAAAGCGGTTGTCAGCCCCTGTCGTGCACGCGTTGCGGGGTAAGGAGTACTTGGAGCCGGATAACCCGTACGATGTGGGGCTGACCGGGCTGCTGGGGTTCGCGTCCGGGTATCAGGCCATGCAGGACGCCGATGCGCTCCTGTTGTTGGGCACGGATTTCCCGTACCCGCAGTTCATTCCCGAGAAGAACACCGTCATTCAGGTGGATATTCGTGGGGAACATATTGGGCGCCGGTATCCGGTGGATATTGCGTTGCGGGGGGATGTGAAATCCACGGTGGATGCGCTCCTTCCTCACCTTGATGCTAAGGGTGACAAGCACCTGAAGGCTGCGCGGAAACAGTATGAGAAGAGCCGTGCTCAACTTGATGATGTGGCCACCCCAGAACCTGATGGTGTGGACATTCACCCGCAGTACCTGACCCGTGTGCTTGACCAGATTGCCCCTGACGATGCGGTGTTTATCCCCGATGTTGGGTCACCTGTCATGTATGCGGCCCGGTACCTGACCATGAATGGGAAGCGGCGTCTCATTGGGTCGTTTAGTCACGGAACAATGGCGAATGCGTTGCCGCAAAGCTTGGGGGTTCTCAGCCATGACCGTACCCGCCCCACGGTGGCGATGTGCGGTGATGGTGGGTTGTCTATGCTGCTGGGGGAGTTGTTGACAGTAGCGCAGCAGAAACTTCCAGTGAAGATGGTGGTGTATAACAACTCGTCACTGAATTTTGTGGAACTAGAAATGAAAGCAGCGGGGATTGTCAACCACGCCACCGACTTGGAGAACCCAAATTTTGCGGCTCTTGCCCAGGCGGTGGGGATCACGGGGATTCGGGTGGAGAACTCTGGCGATGTGGAGGCTGCGTTACGTGAAGCGTTCGCTCATGAGGGACCGGTCCTCGTTGATGTGGTCACTGCCCGCCATGAACTGTCGATGCCGCCCACGATCACTGCGGAACAGGCTAAGGGCTTCACGTTGTATGCGATTCGCACAGTGTTATCAGGGCGCGGTGACGAGCTCATTGATTTGGCGGCCACGAACAAACGCCGGTTGTTCCCGTCGCGCAAAAAGTAG